A region from the Serinibacter arcticus genome encodes:
- a CDS encoding HsdM family class I SAM-dependent methyltransferase — protein sequence MTDPRRLIDKLWAYCNVLRDDGVGTLEYTEQLTYLLFLKMAHERATRPLKPEVIVPEEFSWQRLLDADGVELEAQYLRTLIGLAQQPGTLGTIFRKAQNRIQDPAKLRRLIHDLIDAEQWSQSGVDIKGDAYEALLSKGAEDIKSGAGQYFTPRPLIDAMVDVVRPSVADTVTDPAAGTAGFLLAAHEFASRDADALDRDQRTHLRDTFAHGVELVDSTARLAAMNLLLHGIGTPTGEPIIEVKDSLIADPGQRWSVVLSNPPFGRKSSLTLIAADGREVREELEIERTDFTVTTSNKQLNFLQHIMTILEINGRAAVVLPDNVLFEGGAGETLRKRLLNDFELHTMLRLPTGIFYAQGVKANVLFFDRKPASEQAWTSRLWVYDLRTNQHFTLKQNPLTRAHLQDFVDCFAPDRPREERTESERFRAFDVADLLARDKTNLDLTWLRDASLEDLDNLPAPEVIAREIVEDLTAALAEFEVVAAALEERSGPASQTS from the coding sequence GTGACCGACCCGCGCCGCCTCATCGACAAGCTCTGGGCCTACTGCAACGTTCTGCGTGACGATGGCGTCGGCACCCTCGAATACACCGAGCAGCTCACTTACCTCCTCTTCCTCAAGATGGCGCACGAGCGGGCGACACGCCCCCTCAAGCCCGAGGTGATCGTGCCCGAGGAATTCTCGTGGCAGCGGCTGCTGGACGCCGACGGCGTCGAGCTCGAAGCGCAGTATCTGCGCACCCTGATCGGTCTCGCCCAGCAGCCCGGGACCCTCGGCACGATCTTCCGCAAGGCGCAGAACCGCATCCAGGACCCGGCCAAGCTCCGCCGCCTCATCCACGACCTCATTGACGCTGAGCAATGGTCCCAGTCCGGCGTCGACATCAAGGGCGACGCCTACGAGGCGCTGCTCTCCAAGGGCGCCGAGGACATCAAGTCCGGCGCCGGCCAGTACTTCACACCCCGGCCGCTCATCGACGCGATGGTCGACGTGGTCCGGCCGTCCGTCGCCGACACGGTCACCGACCCGGCCGCCGGCACCGCCGGCTTCCTGCTCGCCGCGCACGAGTTCGCATCGCGCGACGCCGACGCGCTCGATCGCGACCAGCGCACCCACCTGCGCGACACCTTCGCGCACGGCGTCGAGCTCGTGGACTCCACCGCCCGCCTCGCCGCGATGAACCTGCTGCTGCACGGGATCGGCACCCCGACAGGCGAGCCGATCATCGAGGTCAAGGACTCGCTCATCGCCGACCCCGGACAACGCTGGTCGGTGGTGCTGTCGAACCCGCCGTTCGGCCGCAAGTCCTCGCTCACGCTCATCGCAGCCGACGGCCGCGAAGTGCGCGAGGAGCTCGAGATCGAGCGGACCGATTTCACGGTCACCACCTCGAACAAGCAGCTCAACTTCCTCCAGCACATCATGACGATTCTGGAGATCAACGGGCGCGCCGCCGTCGTCCTCCCGGACAACGTGCTGTTCGAGGGCGGAGCCGGCGAGACGCTGCGCAAGCGACTGCTGAACGACTTCGAACTGCACACGATGCTCCGCCTGCCCACCGGAATCTTCTACGCACAGGGCGTCAAGGCGAACGTGCTGTTCTTCGACCGCAAGCCCGCCTCCGAGCAGGCCTGGACCTCCAGGCTGTGGGTCTACGACCTGCGCACCAACCAGCACTTCACGCTGAAGCAGAACCCGCTGACCCGTGCCCACCTGCAGGATTTCGTCGACTGCTTCGCCCCCGACCGGCCGCGCGAGGAGCGCACGGAGAGTGAACGATTCCGCGCGTTCGACGTCGCTGACCTGCTCGCCCGCGACAAGACCAACCTCGACCTCACATGGCTGCGCGACGCCTCACTCGAGGACCTCGACAACCTCCCCGCACCCGAGGTGATTGCTCGCGAGATCGTCGAAGATCTCACGGCGGCTCTCGCCGAGTTTGAGGTGGTGGCTGCGGCGCTCGAGGAGCGTAGTGGGCCGGCGTCTCAGACCTCGTAG
- a CDS encoding DUF5615 family PIN-like protein — translation MRRLPDVFVDISLGGIAVPRVFREAGYKVVTLHEQFGQRPVPDTEWMQWADDRDMVVLCKDQRIRRNPAEKYLLSRSQLRVVCLTSGQLRSSEQETLFRSHLGALERRWDDPERPWFVGLSPSGLTRLRIESPGNVDP, via the coding sequence ATGCGCAGGCTGCCTGACGTCTTCGTCGACATCAGCCTCGGCGGCATCGCCGTGCCCAGAGTCTTCCGCGAAGCGGGCTACAAGGTCGTCACGTTGCACGAGCAGTTCGGTCAGCGCCCCGTACCGGACACCGAGTGGATGCAGTGGGCGGACGATCGAGACATGGTCGTGCTGTGCAAGGACCAGCGGATCCGTCGAAATCCAGCCGAGAAGTACCTGCTCTCCCGATCCCAGCTCCGTGTCGTCTGCCTCACCTCCGGTCAGCTGAGAAGCAGCGAACAGGAGACGTTGTTCCGATCGCACCTCGGCGCTCTCGAACGGCGTTGGGACGACCCCGAGCGGCCGTGGTTCGTCGGGCTGAGCCCGTCCGGACTGACGCGCCTCCGGATTGAATCCCCGGGCAACGTCGACCCGTGA
- a CDS encoding restriction endonuclease has product MTMWGIHNDTLTHDLVDQGFISIGWDAVNRDLRTIPGGRDGLKDALTVAHPDAKPRGIANWAGTLARFRDEMQVGDVVVAPYKPDSTVNIGVITGEYSFHPEQPTHRHRRPVAWKKVGLSRTVFTQPALYEIGAFLTVFAIRKHPDEFLAALELPDDSVEDAERRIEQVADAAEDDSTDEPSAARIEQHTRDVVLERLHRGVSDRDFEELTAALLRAMGYQARTTRYSGDGGIDVIAHRDPFGAEPPIIKVQCKHTTNTIGNPDVQRLVGALVGDEFGLFVTLGSYSTDAAHTERHNRRLRLLGGREIVDLYLEHYDQLEPRWRGVVPLRRVLAVEADES; this is encoded by the coding sequence ATGACCATGTGGGGCATTCACAACGACACTCTCACCCACGACCTCGTGGACCAGGGATTCATCAGCATCGGCTGGGACGCCGTCAACCGCGACCTCCGCACCATCCCGGGCGGCCGCGACGGCCTGAAGGACGCACTCACCGTCGCGCACCCCGACGCCAAGCCCCGCGGAATCGCGAATTGGGCGGGCACCCTGGCCCGCTTCCGCGACGAGATGCAGGTGGGTGACGTCGTGGTCGCGCCGTACAAGCCGGACAGCACGGTGAACATCGGCGTCATCACCGGTGAGTACTCCTTCCATCCCGAGCAGCCGACGCACCGGCACCGCCGCCCCGTCGCGTGGAAGAAGGTCGGCCTCTCTCGCACCGTCTTCACCCAGCCCGCGCTGTACGAGATCGGCGCCTTCCTCACGGTCTTCGCCATCCGCAAGCACCCCGACGAGTTCCTCGCCGCCCTCGAATTGCCCGACGACTCGGTCGAGGACGCCGAGCGCCGGATCGAGCAGGTCGCCGATGCTGCCGAGGACGACTCAACCGACGAGCCCAGCGCCGCCCGGATCGAGCAGCACACGCGCGACGTCGTGCTCGAGCGGCTACACCGCGGCGTCTCCGACAGGGACTTCGAGGAGCTAACCGCCGCGCTGCTGCGCGCGATGGGCTACCAGGCCCGCACCACTCGCTACTCCGGCGATGGTGGAATCGACGTCATCGCCCACCGCGACCCTTTCGGCGCCGAGCCACCGATCATCAAGGTGCAGTGCAAGCACACCACTAACACGATCGGAAACCCGGACGTGCAGCGTCTCGTCGGCGCTCTGGTCGGCGACGAGTTCGGGCTGTTCGTGACTCTCGGCTCCTACAGCACGGACGCCGCGCACACCGAGCGACACAACCGCCGACTCCGCCTGCTCGGCGGTCGAGAGATCGTCGACCTCTACCTCGAGCACTACGACCAGCTTGAGCCACGGTGGCGCGGGGTCGTCCCGCTGCGTCGAGTGCTCGCGGTCGAGGCCGACGAGTCCTGA
- a CDS encoding DUF433 domain-containing protein — protein MDLRYDLARYTVRDVASFVGMNDETLRRWVNRGDLISSLTPETPRGASLPFVAVAEVQFFSHLRGQGLSLRAITEGMAAVRDALGPRMLQEGRLAHDGRDTLVDLHDDEAAVEWERARDRQGGIRGIIENALVPITWAEDGLPARVALDRYAGAEVVVDHTVAFGRPILTGLGVRVEDVVEMWLAGDSIETVSREFGVSRELVESLARGYAQAA, from the coding sequence ATGGACCTGCGCTACGACCTGGCGCGCTACACCGTTCGAGACGTCGCGAGCTTCGTCGGCATGAACGACGAGACTCTTCGACGCTGGGTCAACCGCGGTGACCTGATCTCCTCTCTCACGCCCGAGACTCCACGTGGCGCCTCGCTGCCCTTTGTGGCTGTCGCTGAGGTCCAGTTCTTCTCGCACCTGCGCGGTCAGGGGCTGAGTCTCCGTGCCATCACTGAGGGCATGGCGGCAGTCCGAGACGCGCTCGGACCCCGCATGCTGCAGGAAGGCCGCCTCGCACACGACGGCCGCGACACCCTTGTCGACCTCCACGACGACGAGGCCGCGGTCGAGTGGGAGCGTGCCCGGGATCGTCAGGGCGGAATCCGAGGAATCATCGAGAACGCGTTGGTCCCCATCACCTGGGCAGAGGACGGACTACCCGCCCGCGTCGCCCTCGACCGGTACGCCGGAGCAGAGGTCGTCGTCGACCATACGGTGGCGTTCGGACGACCGATCCTTACGGGCCTCGGAGTTCGCGTCGAGGACGTCGTCGAGATGTGGCTCGCCGGAGACAGCATCGAGACCGTGTCGCGTGAGTTCGGCGTCTCACGCGAGCTCGTCGAGTCGCTCGCTCGCGGATATGCGCAGGCTGCCTGA
- a CDS encoding GNAT family N-acetyltransferase, with the protein MTTWRLIWESDLTPSDHTALAAMLARAFSSSDLGGRSWASERPEGRVVGYDDGGAPVAHAAFLRRFVRVGTGERREQVLVADVGLVAVEPARQGSGLGRALLTELARVAAGLRVEAGLLTTGEGNVGFYATGGWERTPTQLTRTFEADGSEQVWTEATLHLPLSGRAFPAGEIVRDGYEV; encoded by the coding sequence ATGACGACCTGGCGCCTGATCTGGGAGAGCGACCTCACCCCGTCCGACCACACCGCGCTCGCCGCGATGCTGGCCCGGGCGTTCTCCAGCAGCGATCTCGGCGGCCGGAGCTGGGCCTCCGAGCGGCCCGAGGGCCGCGTGGTGGGGTACGACGACGGCGGTGCTCCCGTCGCGCACGCGGCCTTCCTGCGCCGTTTCGTGCGGGTCGGGACGGGGGAGCGGCGTGAGCAGGTGCTGGTGGCCGACGTCGGGCTCGTCGCCGTCGAACCCGCCCGGCAGGGGAGCGGCCTGGGCCGCGCGCTGCTGACCGAGCTCGCGCGGGTGGCCGCCGGCCTCCGGGTCGAGGCGGGCCTGCTCACCACGGGTGAGGGCAACGTCGGCTTCTACGCGACGGGCGGTTGGGAGCGCACGCCCACCCAGCTCACCCGCACGTTCGAGGCCGACGGGTCCGAGCAGGTCTGGACCGAGGCGACGCTGCACCTGCCGCTGTCCGGTCGGGCGTTCCCCGCCGGGGAGATCGTCCGGGACGGCTACGAGGTCTGA